One Primulina tabacum isolate GXHZ01 chromosome 10, ASM2559414v2, whole genome shotgun sequence DNA segment encodes these proteins:
- the LOC142504905 gene encoding uncharacterized protein LOC142504905, translated as MAKETTTHHSSHPEQQREQPQAEERREEERESSAGSKSPTVAEELEELRKKVKALEEQVVSKNSAQVVKGCPFSDTIVREPLPGHFKSTKIKDYDGSSDPEEHLARFENMAMLHCYGDQIKCKVFLTTLVDSAQRWFEGLVPQCIHCFEDFQKVFLQQFSSNKKYKKTAFSLFEVKQGQDETLRAYIKRFNRVALDVPSCAPETKTTAFMQGLWERDFFRSVTKKLPENFEDLLSRAEKYINMEEAQNQKREALKRSRGDRAVRPEERAHKKSGPGLFSYVPLRIARDREIQECSSDTAPLPSPMARAPRPEKRGSCTLHKECSHSTHECRTLRKESSKRPMTVSHPPRDKSRQPPWLSRRPGQGTPHKSANIPSGSKREETSSREERSRQVERKDPSPSQGVIKMISGGSTDGDSNRARKARSRRECFEVDGRGRDEPVISFGPEDLRGVSLHHNDSLVIQDRVANYDVLRVFVDNDSSVNVIFKKALVQMDLHEYHLKAVETALFGFAGHAMYLEGEITLPLTLGTGDLRKTMMTVFTVVDAPSSYNIILGRPAMNEMRAVASTYHQKIKFSDRGQVGEVKGDQPSSRKCYGETVRVDQKKARREGKGKESQEEVAREREVHFVADKEREVVETEPGKHVRVVRDINASTRVNLLNCLKANISVFAWSQQELAGISPQVAEHKLNIFPGSRPVKQKKRHFDPEKDEVIEEQVGELLRAGHIREVQFPTSLSNVVLVPKSTGKWRTCVDFRDQNKACPKDCYPLPLIDQLVDSTSRCELLSFLDAYQGYHLIPLALEDQDKASFITSGGTFCYVVLPFGLKNAGATNQRLMNHVFQRQIGRNIEVYVDDILIKTREVSCFIDDLAEIFTTLKQYGIKLNPAKCVFGVRSGKFLGFLVTDRGIEVNPKKIKAIIDMISPQSVRDVQKLTGRIAAFFEESTKVWLCEQAFQDLKKHLAELPVLIKPELGEKLWIYLSATEYAVSSVLVKEEGADQKPVYYVSHALRGAELKYSEVEKIALALVMTARKLRPYFLSHPIMVLTNSPLGRIMTHTEVSGRMIKWTVELGEYDIEYKPRVAIKAQALTDFLIEMIQPEEEEVWRSFVDGASNLSGCGVGVVLIAPSGEKIKLALRIDSRVTNNEVEYEAVLAGLQVAREVGASWVIIYSDSRLVTQQIKGAYEAKNEKMLEYLGLITARAASLTS; from the exons ATGGCAAAGGAAACCACTACACATCATTCCAGTCACCCAGAGCAGCAACGCGAGCAGCCGCAGGCGGAAGAGAGAAGGGAGGAGGAAAGAGAGTCAAGTGCGGGTTCTAAGTCTCCTACTGTGGCAGAGGAGTTGGAAGAATTGAGGAAGAAGGTGAAGGCGTTGGAAGAGCAGGTTGTTTCTAAGAACAGTGCTCAAGTTGTGAAGGGTTGTCCATTCTCTGATACCATTGTCCGGGAACCACTGCCCGGGCACTTCAAGTCGACCAAAATCAAGGACTATGATGGGAGTTCTGACCCCGAGGAGCATCTTGCTCGCtttgaaaatatggccatgCTGCATTGCTATGGTGACCAGATCAAGTGTAAAGTATTTTTAACTACTCTGGTCGACTCTGCACAAAGATGGTTCGAAGGGTTGGTACCGCAATGCATTCATTGTTTTGAAGACTTTCAAAAGGTATTCTTGCAGCAATTCAGCAGCAACAAGAAATACAAGAAGACTGCTTTCAGTTTGTTTGAGGTGAAGCAGGGACAAGATGAAACCTTAAGGGCGTACATCAAAAGATTCAACCGGGTGGCCCTAGATGTCCCATCCTGTGCACCCGAGACAAAAACTACCGCATTCATGCAAGGACTATGGGAAAGGGATTTCTTTCGATCCGTGACCAAAAAATTGCCTGAGAACTTTGAAGATCTTCTATCCCGGGCAGAGAAGTACATCAATATGGAAGAAGCACAGAACCAGAAGAGGGAGGCTTTGAAGAGATCGAGGGGAGATCGGGCTGTCAGGCCTGAGGAGAGAGCTCACAAGAAAAGTGGTCCGGGACTTTTCTCTTATGTCCCTCTGAGGATTGCCCGGGATCGAGAAATCCAGGAATGCAGCTCAGACACGGCCCCACTTCCTAGTCCAATGGCGAGGGCACCAAGACCAGAGAAGAGAGGGTCTTGCACCCTTCACAAGGAATGTTCTCACAGTACCCATGAGTGCCGAACTCTAAGGAAGGAATCTAGCAAGCGTCCCATGACAGTCTCTCATCCTCCTCGGGATAAGTCTAGACAGCCACCCTGGTTGTCTCGACGTCCCGGGCAGGGTACTCCTCACAAATCAGCAAACATCCCGAGTGGAAGCAAAAGGGAGGAAACGAGTTCCCGGGAGGAAAGGAGCAGACAAGTTGAAAGGAAGGACCCTTCCCCAAGCCAAGgagtaataaaaatgatttcgGGAGGATCCACAGATGGTGATTCCAATCGGGCTCGGAAAGCGAGAAGCAGGAGGGAGTGCTTTGAAGTTGATGGAAGGGGGAGAGATGAGCCAGTTATAAGCTTCGGACCAGAAGACCTCAGGGGAGTCAGTCTACACCACAACGACTCTCTTGTTATCCAAGACCGAGTGGCTAATTATGATGTCTTGCGAGTATTTGTTGACAATGACAGCTCTGTCAATGTCATTTTTAAAAAGGCACTGGTCCAAATGGATTTGCATGAATATCACTTAAAGGCGGTTGAGACTGCCTTGTTTGGATTTGCTGGACATGCAATGTACCTTGAGGGGGAAATCACCCTGCCACTGACCCTGGGAACCGGGGATTTGAGGAAAACTATGATGACAGTCTTTACAGTGGTGGACGCCCCGTCCTCCTACAATATCATCTTGGGGAGGCCAGCTATGAATGAGATGAGAGCTGTGGCCTCCACTTATCAccagaaaattaaattttcagatCGAGGACAGGTCGGGGAAGTCAAGGGGGATCAACCCTCTTCTCGGAAGTGTTATGGGGAGACTGTCCGGGTAGACCAGAAGAAGGCGAGAAGGGAGGGGAAGGGGAAAGAGAGTCAAGAAGAGGTGGCCAGAGAGAGAGAAGTACATTTTGTTGCGGACAAAGAGCGAGAAGTGGTGGAAACTGAGCCGGGAAAGCACGTCCGGGTGGTTCGAGACATCAACGCGTCCACCCGGGTAAATCTTCTAAATTGTTTAAAAGCTAACATTAGTGTTTTCGCCTGGTCTCAACAGGAACTAGCCGGGATATCACCCCAAGTGGCTGAGCACAAGTTAAATATTTTCCCGGGATCCCGGCCCGTGAAGCAGAAGAAGCGGCATTTCGACCCTGAAAAAGATGAAGTCATTGAAGAGCAAGTGGGAGAACTGTTGAGGGCCGGCCATATCAGAGAAGTCCAATTCCCTACTTCGCTCTCAAATGTGGTCCTCGTTCCAAAATCCACCGGGAAGTGGAGAACGTGTGTCGACTTCAGGGACCAAAATAAAGCGTGCCCCAAAGATTGTTATCCACTTCCCCTGATTGATCAGCTGGTGGATTCAACCTCTAGATGCGAATTATTAAGCTTTCTAGATGCCTATCAGGGGTACCACCTAATCCCCTTGGCTCTTGAAGACCAGGATAAGGCCAGTTTTATCACCTCCGGAGGCACCTTCTGTTATGTTGTTCTGCCCTTTGGGTTGAAGAATGCTGGGGCTACAAACCAACGCTTGATGAATCATGTCTTCCAAAGGCAGATAGGCCGAAATATTGAGGTATACGTGGATGATATTCTAATCAAGACTCGAGAGGTCTCCTGCTTTATTGATGATCTGGCCGAAATCTTCACCACTTTGAAACAGTATGGAATAAAGCTCAACCCGGCCAAATGTGTATTTGGGGTGAGAAGTgggaaatttttgggtttcttgGTAACTGACAGGGGAATCGAAGTCAACCccaaaaaaatcaaagcaataatagaCATGATTTCTCCTCAATCTGTCCGGGATGTGCAGAAGTTAACTGGGAGGATTGCAGCCTT TTTTGAGGAAAGCACAAAAGTTTGGCTATGTGAACAAGCTTTTCAAGACTTGAAGAAGCATCTAGCCGAGCTGCCTGTCTTGATAAAACCAGAGCTCGGGGAAAAATTGTGGATCTATTTATCTGCTACTGAGTACGCTGTTAGTTCGGTGCTCGTCAAGGAAGAAGGGGCCGACCAGAAGCCGGTATATTACGTCAGTCATGCCCTCCGAGGAGCAGAATTGAAATATAGTGAAGTGGAAAAAATAGCCCTGGCTCTGGTAATGACTGCCCGGAAACTCAGGCCTTATTTCCTCTCACATCCAATTATGGTTCTCACCAATTCTCCACTCGGGAGGATCATGACACACACTGAAGTCTCGGGGAGAATGATTAAGTGGACTGTAGAGCTCGGGGAATATGACATCGAATACAAACCTCGAGTTGCTATTAAAGCCCAAGCATTGACAGACTTTTTGATTGAAATGATTCAACCGGAAGAAGAAGAGGTATGGAGATCTTTTGTTGATGGTGCATCAAATTTATCAGGGTGTGGAGTTGGGGTGGTCTTGATTGCCCCATCAGGGGAAAAGATTAAGCTGGCTCTGAGGATCGACTCCAGGGTCACAAATAATGAAGTAGAGTATGAGGCCGTTCTGGCAGGGTTGCAGGTTGCCCGGGAAGTCGGCGCTTCCTGGGTCATTATTTATTCTGACTCTCGGTTGGTCACACAGCAAATCAAGGGAGCGTACGAGGCCAAGAACGAAAAAATGCTCGAGTATCTGGGGCTCATCACGGCCCGAGCAGCGTCTCTGACCAGCTAG